A region from the Benincasa hispida cultivar B227 chromosome 12, ASM972705v1, whole genome shotgun sequence genome encodes:
- the LOC120067273 gene encoding chaperone protein dnaJ 49, translating into MDGNKDEALRCIRIAEEAIASGNKERALRFIKIARRLNQSLQVDELLTVCEEIGSGSPSSSFDEKRAGKVESASGSVKHVDGLSGERNYSIEHVQLIRQIKTTEDYYRILGVEKTSSAEEIKRAYKKLSLKVHPDKNKAPGSDEAFKKLSKAFMCLSDDTLRRQYDHTGLVAQYEYNQQHNVRHRRRRTGHDLFEENFDPDEIFRAFFGQGNMFQTSRSYTYRTGGARSQQRTESAGGGPSLLIILLMLPFLLICLLAYMPFPEPDYALHKNLSYSIPVITEKHGVEFFVKSSDFDVRYPLGSPGRAEIENSVLRDYRNMVWRYCHVELQRRQWNKNLPTPHCEKLNNLGVA; encoded by the coding sequence ATGGATGGGAATAAGGACGAAGCTTTAAGATGTATTCGCATAGCGGAAGAAGCAATTGCGTCGGGGAATAAAGAGCGAGCACTTAGATTCATTAAAATTGCTCGTCGCCTTAATCAGAGTTTGCAAGTCGACGAGCTATTGACGGTGTGCGAGGAGATCGGTTCGGGATCACCTTCATCTTCTTTCGATGAGAAACGCGCGGGAAAGGTTGAGAGTGCTTCTGGTTCAGTGAAACATGTTGATGGTTTGAGTGGTGAACGTAATTACTCTATAGAACACGTTCAATTGATTAGGCAGATCAAAACAACTGAGGACTATTACAGAATTCTTGGTGTGGAGAAAACTAGTTCAGCTGAAGAGATTAAGAGGGCTTATAAGAAATTGTCCTTGAAAGTTCACCCTGATAAAAACAAGGCTCCTGGTTCGGATGAAGCATTCAAGAAATTATCCAAGGCTTTCATGTGTTTGAGTGATGATACTTTGAGAAGGCAATATGATCACACGGGTTTGGTTGCTCAGTATGAGTACAACCAACAGCATAATGTAAGGCATAGGAGAAGGAGAACGGGTCATGATTTGTTTGAAGAAAACTTTGATCCTGATGAGATATTCAGAGCATTCTTTGGGCAGGGAAATATGTTTCAGACGAGTCGCTCTTATACTTATAGAACCGGAGGTGCGAGAAGCCAACAGAGGACAGAATCTGCTGGGGGAGGTCCCAGCTTGTTGATTATTCTTCTAATGTTACCATTCttgttaatttgtttgttggctTATATGCCATTTCCAGAGCCGGACTATGCTTTGCATAAAAATCTATCCTATAGTATTCCTGTGATTACAGAGAAACATGGAGTGGAATTTTTTGTCAAATCATCTGATTTTGATGTTAGATATCCTCTTGGGAGCCCAGGTCGAGCTGAAATTGAGAATAGTGTGCTCAGGGATTATAGAAACATGGTTTGGCGTTATTGTCATGTAGAACTTCAGAGACGCCAGTggaataaaaatcttccaactcCTCACTGTGAGAAGCTGAATAATCTCGGTGTAGCATAA